A DNA window from Capnocytophaga sp. ARDL2 contains the following coding sequences:
- a CDS encoding S46 family peptidase: MKKIIKSLLLFAAMPIFAQQGGMWVPSLLKGMNESEMKSLGMKMSVSDIYDVNKSSMKDAVPQFNGGCTSEVISPKGLLLTNHHCGYGQIQSHSTVENDYLTHGFWAKSLEEELPNEDLYVTFIVSIHDVTTDVLKDTESLTEEATKKAKIQSNINDLQKSFAREEWQSVMIRTFFEGNQYMLFVTETFEDVRLVGTPPSSIGKFGSDTDNWVWPRHTGDFMLFRIYADKNNRPAKYSADNVPYAPKHYFPISLSGVEQDDFTMVFGYPGRTQEYLPSYAIEQILNDLNPAKIEIRDKALKATDAYMRADHAIKIQYASKYASTANYWKKWIGESQGLQKSNALEVKRAFEKDFTDRVIANKKEKEYGHLLAEFKVLYEQIAPFALARDYFQEIVLRNNELLSIGFRLYQLENAYAKGGEQSFVERRTQLLNQLKGLYKDYNKNVDKDVFEQLITLYGTKAPKELTPSNIHNVNYADLTYEIYAKTALTSFEGVEKMLSGTGGDAISKLNKDTGYMIAKLLAKNYFEKIAPNYDELQLKIGALQREYMKAQLELFPEARIFPDANSTLRVTYGKVNGYNPSDAVSYNYVTYLEGVMEKYVPGDYEFDVPEKLIELYNNKDFGEYADVNGKLPVNFIGTNHTTGGNSGSPVFDAHGNLIGLNFDRVWEGTMSDIYYDPAICRNIMVDARYILFVIDKYAGAKHLIDEMKIVYPKGKGKK; the protein is encoded by the coding sequence ATGAAAAAAATTATCAAATCATTACTCCTTTTTGCTGCAATGCCTATATTTGCTCAGCAGGGAGGTATGTGGGTACCGTCGCTTTTGAAAGGTATGAACGAAAGCGAAATGAAAAGCTTAGGAATGAAAATGTCAGTTTCGGATATTTACGATGTGAATAAATCGAGTATGAAAGACGCTGTGCCTCAGTTCAACGGTGGTTGTACTTCGGAGGTGATTTCTCCTAAAGGTCTTTTGTTGACTAACCATCACTGTGGATACGGACAAATTCAGTCGCACTCTACGGTAGAAAACGACTATTTAACGCACGGTTTTTGGGCGAAATCTTTAGAAGAAGAATTGCCAAACGAGGATTTGTATGTTACTTTTATTGTGAGTATCCACGATGTTACAACCGATGTGTTGAAAGACACCGAATCTCTTACTGAAGAGGCTACTAAAAAGGCAAAAATCCAATCGAATATCAACGATTTGCAAAAATCTTTTGCAAGAGAAGAGTGGCAAAGTGTAATGATTCGTACTTTTTTTGAAGGTAATCAGTACATGTTGTTTGTAACGGAAACTTTTGAGGATGTGCGTTTGGTGGGAACGCCGCCGTCGTCTATCGGAAAATTTGGTTCGGATACAGACAACTGGGTGTGGCCAAGACATACGGGGGATTTTATGTTGTTTCGTATTTATGCCGATAAAAACAATCGCCCAGCGAAATATTCGGCAGACAATGTGCCTTATGCACCAAAACACTACTTCCCAATTTCGTTGAGTGGGGTAGAGCAAGACGATTTTACAATGGTGTTTGGATATCCAGGTCGTACACAGGAATATTTGCCTTCGTATGCAATTGAGCAGATTTTGAACGATTTGAATCCTGCTAAAATCGAAATTCGTGACAAAGCCTTGAAAGCTACTGATGCGTATATGAGAGCTGATCACGCGATAAAAATTCAATATGCATCGAAATACGCTTCTACGGCAAATTATTGGAAAAAATGGATTGGCGAAAGTCAAGGTTTGCAAAAATCTAATGCTTTGGAAGTGAAAAGAGCTTTTGAAAAGGATTTTACAGACCGAGTAATTGCCAATAAAAAAGAAAAAGAATATGGACATTTGTTGGCAGAGTTTAAAGTGTTGTACGAGCAAATCGCTCCTTTTGCTTTGGCGAGAGATTATTTCCAAGAAATTGTGTTGAGAAACAACGAATTGTTGAGCATTGGTTTTAGATTGTATCAATTGGAAAATGCTTATGCAAAAGGTGGAGAGCAGAGTTTTGTGGAAAGAAGAACGCAGTTGCTCAACCAATTGAAAGGTTTGTACAAAGATTACAACAAAAATGTAGACAAGGATGTTTTCGAGCAATTGATTACTTTGTACGGTACAAAAGCTCCGAAAGAATTGACACCGTCGAATATCCATAATGTAAACTATGCCGATTTGACTTATGAAATTTACGCAAAAACAGCATTGACTTCATTCGAAGGAGTTGAAAAAATGCTTTCAGGAACAGGAGGAGATGCCATTTCAAAGTTAAACAAAGACACAGGATATATGATTGCAAAACTATTGGCGAAAAATTATTTTGAGAAAATCGCTCCAAATTATGACGAATTGCAATTGAAAATAGGTGCATTGCAAAGAGAGTATATGAAAGCACAGTTGGAATTATTCCCAGAAGCGAGAATTTTCCCAGATGCCAATTCTACTTTGCGTGTAACTTATGGTAAGGTGAATGGATACAATCCTTCGGATGCGGTTTCGTACAACTATGTAACTTATTTGGAAGGAGTGATGGAAAAATATGTACCAGGAGATTATGAATTTGATGTACCAGAAAAGTTGATTGAATTGTACAATAACAAAGATTTTGGAGAGTATGCAGATGTCAATGGAAAATTACCAGTAAACTTCATCGGAACCAACCATACCACAGGAGGAAATTCGGGTTCACCAGTATTTGATGCCCACGGAAACTTAATCGGATTGAACTTTGATCGTGTATGGGAAGGTACAATGAGTGATATTTATTACGACCCTGCGATTTGTAGAAATATCATGGTGGACGCTCGTTATATATTGTTTGTAATCGATAAATATGCCGGTGCAAAACACTTGATAGACGAAATGAAAATCGTATATCCGAAAGGGAAAGGAAAGAAATAA
- a CDS encoding C10 family peptidase: protein MKYIATEIFKRKKDSFFTDNGSREVKEIIPIGSVLNKPSFYIVNYINGGFILFSADKRTLPVLAFSKNEYFSVKEDFYPEGLVDWMKSTDEYIDELRNKEVSTYDFSLQWEISKIENYLNPINNNTSNTTYNNNVIVVSVEEIFSKGLLTETKWGQKIDYNNYAPYYECASTSNGRTLAGCVAVAMGQLIKYYQHPVHYNWKEMLNAYGTNEASFLLFEAVVSVDMDWGCGASSTYYSKISNALKNKFNYRPATLGGFSQLY, encoded by the coding sequence ATAAAGTATATTGCAACTGAAATTTTTAAAAGGAAAAAGGATAGTTTTTTTACAGATAATGGTTCAAGAGAAGTTAAAGAAATAATACCAATAGGTAGTGTTTTAAATAAACCATCTTTTTATATTGTAAATTATATTAATGGTGGTTTTATATTATTTTCTGCAGATAAAAGAACTTTACCTGTTTTAGCGTTTTCAAAGAATGAATATTTTAGTGTAAAAGAAGACTTCTATCCTGAAGGATTAGTTGATTGGATGAAATCTACAGATGAATATATTGATGAACTAAGAAATAAAGAAGTGAGTACATATGATTTTAGTTTACAATGGGAAATTTCTAAAATTGAAAATTATTTAAACCCAATTAATAATAATACTTCTAATACAACATATAACAATAATGTGATAGTAGTTTCAGTCGAAGAGATTTTTAGTAAGGGACTTTTGACTGAAACAAAATGGGGACAAAAAATAGATTATAATAATTATGCTCCTTATTATGAATGTGCTAGCACTTCAAATGGTAGGACTCTTGCAGGTTGTGTAGCAGTTGCAATGGGGCAACTTATCAAATATTATCAACATCCAGTTCATTATAATTGGAAGGAAATGCTAAATGCTTATGGTACAAATGAAGCATCATTTTTATTATTTGAAGCAGTTGTTTCAGTTGATATGGATTGGGGATGTGGAGCTTCTTCCACTTATTATTCTAAAATATCTAATGCGTTAAAAAATAAATTTAATTATAGACCTGCTACTTTAGGAGGTTTTTCCCAACTATATTGA
- the recJ gene encoding single-stranded-DNA-specific exonuclease RecJ encodes MKWILKNKPADTTVAYLQQTCNLPKLIATLLAQRGVQTLEDCHLFFKPTLQDLHDPYLMKDMRNAVKRIEYAMQQNENILVYGDYDVDGTTAVSLVYTYLSTIYPNVATYIPDRYKEGYGISTQGIDFAADNDFSLIIALDCGIRSVDKVQYAKEKGVDFIICDHHLPGDEIPDAIAVLDPKQKDCNYPYKELSGCGVGFKLIQALHEKRSGKVEDLWQSLDLLATSIAADIVPITGENRILAMKGLEVLNNFPRLGLKHFIKTEGKFTIADVVFKIAPKINAAGRIEQGISAVQLLTSQNENEVVEKHYLIENFNSQRRDLDKNITQEALEQIDELNEYNRATTVVYNENWHKGVIGIVASRLIETYYRPTIVFTKSGEVLAASARSIKGYDIYKALDACKEHLIQFGGHKYAAGMTLAPENYQKFKDAFENFVSKTLPEECKEPQILIDVEVNFSELNNQRLLNLLNRMEPCGPENMTPVFLTKNIKAVFPKLLGSDKTHLKFYVQLFEKTETNNGLVEAIFFGGHQWYESIEKGIPIDIVYSISENHWNGETRKQLEIKDVRVSS; translated from the coding sequence ATGAAATGGATTTTAAAAAACAAACCCGCTGATACAACCGTTGCTTATTTGCAACAAACCTGCAACCTGCCCAAGCTAATCGCTACGCTTTTGGCTCAGCGAGGAGTGCAAACTTTAGAAGATTGTCATTTGTTTTTTAAACCTACGCTCCAAGATTTGCACGACCCATATTTGATGAAGGATATGCGAAATGCCGTGAAACGTATCGAATATGCCATGCAACAAAACGAAAATATCCTCGTATATGGCGATTATGATGTGGACGGAACCACAGCTGTTTCTTTGGTTTATACTTATCTTTCAACGATTTATCCCAATGTAGCAACCTATATTCCCGACCGATACAAAGAGGGTTATGGTATTTCTACACAGGGTATTGACTTTGCAGCAGACAATGATTTTTCTTTGATTATCGCCCTCGATTGTGGAATTCGCTCAGTTGATAAAGTACAGTATGCCAAAGAAAAAGGTGTTGATTTTATCATTTGCGACCACCACTTGCCTGGAGATGAAATCCCAGATGCGATTGCTGTACTCGATCCTAAGCAAAAAGATTGTAATTACCCCTACAAAGAATTGTCGGGCTGTGGTGTTGGGTTTAAATTGATACAAGCCTTGCATGAAAAAAGAAGTGGCAAAGTTGAGGATTTATGGCAAAGTTTGGATTTATTAGCAACTTCAATTGCAGCTGATATTGTGCCTATTACAGGCGAAAATCGCATTTTGGCAATGAAAGGATTGGAAGTACTGAATAACTTTCCTCGTTTGGGTTTGAAGCATTTTATCAAAACTGAGGGGAAATTTACCATTGCGGATGTGGTCTTTAAAATTGCTCCAAAAATCAATGCGGCAGGTCGTATCGAACAAGGAATATCCGCTGTGCAATTGCTCACATCTCAAAACGAAAATGAGGTAGTTGAAAAGCATTATTTGATTGAAAATTTCAACAGTCAGCGAAGAGATTTAGATAAAAATATTACCCAAGAAGCCTTGGAACAAATCGACGAATTGAACGAATACAACCGAGCGACTACCGTGGTTTATAACGAAAACTGGCACAAAGGCGTGATTGGAATTGTAGCTTCTCGATTGATTGAAACCTATTACCGACCTACCATTGTTTTTACAAAAAGTGGCGAGGTATTGGCTGCTTCGGCTCGTTCGATAAAGGGATACGATATTTACAAAGCCTTAGATGCTTGTAAGGAACATTTGATTCAGTTTGGTGGACATAAATACGCCGCAGGTATGACTTTGGCTCCTGAAAATTATCAGAAATTCAAAGATGCGTTTGAAAATTTCGTGAGCAAAACGCTACCTGAAGAATGCAAAGAACCTCAAATTCTCATTGATGTCGAAGTAAATTTTTCGGAATTAAACAACCAACGATTGTTGAATTTGCTCAATCGTATGGAGCCTTGTGGCCCAGAAAATATGACTCCAGTCTTTTTGACAAAAAACATAAAAGCAGTGTTTCCAAAATTATTAGGAAGTGATAAAACCCATTTGAAATTTTATGTTCAATTGTTTGAAAAAACTGAAACCAACAACGGATTGGTCGAAGCAATTTTCTTTGGCGGACACCAATGGTACGAATCTATCGAAAAAGGCATCCCTATCGATATTGTATATTCCATTTCCGAAAATCACTGGAATGGCGAAACCAGAAAACAATTGGAAATAAAGGATGTGAGGGTTAGTTCGTAA
- a CDS encoding DUF177 domain-containing protein: MRKEKEFNVQFSGLKIGTHEYEYLIENDFFELFDYQEYEGISVEVKVVLVKKETLMEVHLTHSGTVYVPCDVSGEYFDLPIEGFLDFIVKFGEEFNNENEELLILPHGEYQFNIAQYIYESIVLSVPQKRVHPDYQEEDDFDEDEFDFLSGEEDEFDDFDDDTEEINENNTEIDPRWEELKKLLTDK, from the coding sequence ATGAGAAAAGAAAAAGAGTTTAACGTTCAGTTTTCTGGACTGAAGATTGGAACCCACGAATACGAATACCTCATTGAAAATGATTTTTTCGAGCTATTTGATTATCAAGAGTATGAGGGTATTTCGGTAGAGGTAAAAGTAGTCCTTGTAAAAAAGGAAACTTTGATGGAAGTACATCTTACTCACAGTGGAACGGTGTATGTACCTTGTGATGTTTCGGGCGAATATTTTGATTTGCCAATTGAAGGTTTTCTCGATTTTATCGTGAAATTTGGAGAAGAATTCAACAACGAAAACGAAGAATTGCTCATTTTGCCGCACGGTGAATATCAATTCAATATTGCACAATATATTTACGAAAGTATTGTATTGTCGGTTCCACAAAAACGCGTTCATCCAGACTATCAAGAAGAAGACGATTTCGACGAAGATGAATTTGATTTTTTATCCGGAGAAGAAGACGAATTTGATGATTTTGACGACGACACAGAAGAAATAAACGAAAACAATACAGAAATCGACCCAAGGTGGGAAGAATTAAAAAAATTATTAACAGATAAATAA
- a CDS encoding MarC family protein: MDVFLIAFTALFSLINPLGSVPIFLALTQEDSKEWKERTAMWVAINVFIILTVSFLIGQYILNFFGIDIDVLRIAGGIVICSSGFGLLSGTFSKKRGVNKKVANDAQHRSDIALTPLAIPMMAGPGSMSLLIAMYQDYPLIMDKVFIVLAVLSVCVTVYLTLKSSNYLSKLLGVSGIVAISRIIGFLVLAIGIQYIVNALLKIFQIG, translated from the coding sequence ATGGATGTGTTTTTAATTGCTTTTACTGCTTTGTTTTCGTTGATCAATCCATTGGGATCAGTACCTATTTTTTTAGCATTAACACAAGAGGATAGTAAAGAATGGAAAGAACGCACGGCTATGTGGGTAGCTATCAATGTGTTTATAATATTGACGGTTTCCTTTTTAATAGGGCAGTACATACTCAACTTTTTTGGAATAGACATTGATGTATTGAGAATAGCCGGAGGTATCGTAATTTGTTCCTCAGGATTTGGATTGCTTTCAGGAACATTTAGCAAAAAACGAGGAGTAAACAAAAAAGTAGCTAATGATGCACAACACCGCAGCGACATAGCATTGACACCTTTAGCAATCCCAATGATGGCTGGTCCAGGATCAATGTCGTTGTTGATCGCCATGTACCAAGACTATCCATTGATAATGGACAAGGTATTTATTGTATTAGCCGTGTTGAGTGTATGCGTTACTGTGTATTTAACCTTGAAAAGTTCAAATTACTTGTCAAAGTTGTTAGGAGTGTCGGGGATAGTAGCTATTTCGAGAATCATCGGATTTTTAGTATTGGCAATCGGTATTCAATATATTGTAAATGCGTTGTTGAAGATTTTTCAAATAGGGTAA
- the rpmF gene encoding 50S ribosomal protein L32, translated as MAHPKRKTSKTRRDKRRTHYKAVAPAITKCAVTGEAHIMHRAYWHEGKLYYRGQVLVDKTETVA; from the coding sequence ATGGCACATCCTAAGAGAAAAACCTCGAAAACAAGAAGAGATAAGAGAAGAACGCACTACAAAGCTGTTGCTCCTGCAATCACTAAATGTGCGGTAACTGGTGAAGCTCACATAATGCACAGAGCTTACTGGCACGAAGGAAAATTGTACTACAGAGGTCAAGTTTTAGTTGACAAAACTGAAACTGTAGCATAA
- the pruA gene encoding L-glutamate gamma-semialdehyde dehydrogenase: MATGFFNVPVAVNEPVKSYAPGTPEREEVLKAFKELYTTTVDIPLYIGGEEIRTGNTKNLFPPFDHQHHLGVYHTADKALVEKAIASALEARKKWSQMSWEHRASIFLKAAELIAGPYRAKINAATMIAQAKTVHQAEIDSACELIDFLRFNVQYMTEIYKQQPISAKGIWNRVEQRPLEGFVYAITPFNFTAISGNLPSCVAMMGNVVVWKPAATQIYSANVIVEIFKKAGLPDGVINVVYGDSAMVTDTILDSADFAGIHFTGSTGVFNDFWKTIGQNINKYKTYPRIVGETGGKDFVWAHPSANAKEVATALSRGAFEYQGQKCSAASRAYIPASLWEEVKNFVVEDVKSFKMGSPEDLSNFVSSVISESSFDKLAKAIDDAKASSEAEIIVGGGYDKSKGWFIEPTIIKTTNPKYDTMERELFGPVLTVYVYEDAKWEESLQLVDSTSEYALTGAIFSGCRYAIETATKSLENAAGNFYINDKPTGAVVGQQPFGGARGSGTNDKAGSMINLLRWVSPRTIKENFVPDTDYRYPFLG; this comes from the coding sequence ATGGCAACAGGATTTTTCAATGTACCAGTGGCTGTAAACGAGCCAGTAAAATCTTATGCTCCAGGTACTCCAGAGCGTGAAGAGGTTTTGAAAGCGTTTAAAGAACTATATACTACTACTGTAGATATTCCTTTGTATATCGGAGGCGAAGAAATCAGAACAGGTAATACCAAAAACTTATTCCCCCCATTTGACCACCAACACCACTTGGGTGTGTACCACACTGCCGACAAAGCATTGGTAGAAAAAGCAATTGCTTCGGCTTTGGAAGCTCGTAAAAAATGGTCGCAAATGTCGTGGGAACACAGAGCGTCTATCTTCTTGAAAGCCGCTGAATTGATAGCAGGTCCTTACCGTGCAAAAATCAACGCAGCTACGATGATTGCTCAAGCAAAAACGGTACACCAAGCAGAAATAGACTCAGCGTGTGAATTGATTGACTTTTTGCGTTTCAATGTGCAGTACATGACCGAAATCTACAAACAACAACCTATTTCAGCAAAAGGAATTTGGAACCGCGTAGAACAAAGACCTTTGGAAGGATTTGTATATGCCATTACTCCGTTCAACTTTACAGCTATCTCAGGTAATTTACCTTCGTGTGTAGCCATGATGGGGAATGTAGTAGTTTGGAAACCAGCAGCTACGCAAATCTATTCGGCAAATGTAATCGTAGAAATCTTCAAAAAAGCAGGATTGCCAGACGGAGTAATCAATGTGGTATATGGAGATTCGGCAATGGTAACAGATACAATTTTAGATTCAGCAGACTTTGCAGGAATTCACTTTACAGGTTCTACAGGCGTATTCAACGATTTCTGGAAAACAATCGGACAAAACATCAACAAATACAAAACTTACCCTCGCATCGTAGGAGAAACAGGAGGAAAAGACTTTGTATGGGCTCACCCATCTGCCAATGCAAAAGAAGTAGCAACCGCTTTGTCAAGAGGAGCATTTGAGTACCAAGGACAAAAATGTTCGGCAGCATCTCGTGCTTATATCCCAGCTTCGTTATGGGAAGAAGTGAAAAACTTCGTAGTAGAAGATGTAAAATCGTTCAAAATGGGATCACCAGAAGATTTGTCTAACTTCGTTTCATCGGTAATTTCAGAATCATCATTCGACAAATTGGCAAAAGCAATTGACGATGCCAAAGCGTCAAGCGAAGCAGAAATCATCGTAGGAGGTGGCTACGACAAATCAAAAGGATGGTTTATCGAGCCAACGATAATCAAAACAACCAATCCAAAATACGATACTATGGAGCGTGAGTTGTTTGGACCGGTACTTACCGTGTATGTATATGAAGACGCAAAATGGGAAGAGAGTTTGCAATTGGTAGATTCTACATCGGAATACGCTTTGACAGGAGCGATTTTCTCAGGATGCCGTTACGCCATCGAAACAGCTACAAAATCGTTGGAAAATGCAGCAGGAAACTTCTACATCAACGACAAACCAACAGGAGCTGTAGTAGGTCAGCAACCATTTGGAGGAGCAAGAGGTTCAGGAACAAACGACAAAGCAGGTTCGATGATCAACCTGTTGCGTTGGGTTTCACCTCGTACCATTAAAGAAAACTTTGTGCCAGACACAGACTACAGATACCCTTTCTTGGGATAA
- a CDS encoding RNA methyltransferase has translation MKKLILDELNRKSVQEFKEAEKTPMIIVLDNIRSMHNIGAFFRTADAFLIEKIYLCGITATPPNKEIHKTALGATETVDWEYVKEIDELITKLKEEKITVVSVEQVEGSVMLNDFEVEKGKKYALVFGNEVKGVSQSVVNTSDVVIEIPQLGSKHSLNVSVSGGILIWDFYQKMIK, from the coding sequence ATGAAAAAACTCATATTAGACGAACTAAACAGAAAATCGGTTCAAGAATTTAAAGAAGCCGAAAAAACTCCGATGATCATCGTATTGGACAATATACGAAGTATGCACAACATTGGAGCTTTTTTCCGTACTGCTGATGCTTTTTTGATTGAAAAAATCTATTTATGCGGCATCACGGCAACTCCTCCAAATAAGGAAATTCACAAAACGGCATTGGGTGCTACTGAAACCGTTGATTGGGAATATGTAAAAGAAATCGACGAATTGATTACAAAACTCAAAGAGGAAAAAATTACAGTCGTTTCGGTAGAACAAGTAGAAGGTTCGGTGATGCTCAACGATTTTGAAGTAGAAAAAGGTAAGAAATATGCCTTGGTATTTGGAAACGAAGTAAAAGGAGTTTCGCAATCTGTTGTAAATACCAGTGATGTAGTCATTGAAATCCCTCAATTGGGTAGTAAACATTCCTTAAATGTTTCTGTAAGTGGAGGTATTTTGATTTGGGATTTTTATCAAAAAATGATAAAATAA
- a CDS encoding prolipoprotein diacylglyceryl transferase family protein, with protein sequence MGKIKIAFQKIVFGAIFCIILPALLVFWANQTETMVYLPVPNLPWIDIILSALGLLMILGGMSNLWFQGKGLPMNAFPPKFYVRKGWYYFFHHPIYVGAVLLSAGLSLYFQSASGFWLITPVLILLILSYVQGFENELIAKNFDSQKHQTFFDFPGNTIEKASLKDKVLIFVWVFLPWLLLYESFIYFKTPIDAISTKLFFDDWIPFLDFSVLFYVLLYPLVILLPFFLQTKQQIRTFVFDAIVGMCIGFYTYLVFPFVVPYETIENQSIFTYWIIVGREVDGQTAALPSFHVFWALIFAKYFGLRFPKLKILGTIIAWLIVISCLTTYNHTILDVVFGIITFILVDNRNKLYTNLLKFCENISNSWKEWRIGKIRIINHGFYAAMGGVSGFLIIGYFLPDYLFVVYLIGISGFVGAGLWAQFVEGSPALLRPYGYYGSVIGVGLTIVGVSIFTELDLWTLIGVSALAASSIQFFGRFRCLVQGCCHGKPTDQVKGICFHHPKSRVHKLAGWTGKNLYPTQFYSIATNFLTFFFLFRLVSLAMPMSFVAGMYLILNGSFRFVEESLRGEPQTPYFMGMRVYQCLAMASILLGIFLTCVESPSFPSGRFDGNLVLYSILYGCMVLFAYGIDFPESNRRFSRLTQ encoded by the coding sequence ATGGGAAAAATAAAAATCGCTTTTCAAAAAATCGTATTCGGAGCTATTTTTTGTATTATTTTACCTGCTTTACTCGTTTTTTGGGCAAATCAAACCGAAACAATGGTCTATTTGCCTGTGCCTAATCTTCCTTGGATAGACATAATTTTGTCTGCATTGGGATTATTGATGATACTCGGAGGTATGAGCAATTTATGGTTTCAGGGCAAAGGCTTGCCGATGAACGCTTTTCCACCAAAATTTTATGTAAGAAAAGGGTGGTATTACTTTTTTCATCACCCAATTTATGTGGGAGCCGTGTTGCTTTCAGCGGGATTGAGTCTATATTTTCAGTCGGCATCGGGATTTTGGTTGATAACGCCTGTGTTGATTTTGTTGATTTTGTCGTATGTGCAAGGTTTTGAAAACGAATTGATTGCAAAGAATTTCGACAGCCAAAAGCATCAAACCTTTTTCGATTTTCCAGGAAATACAATCGAAAAAGCATCCTTAAAAGACAAAGTATTAATTTTTGTATGGGTGTTTTTGCCTTGGTTGTTGCTCTATGAGAGTTTTATTTATTTCAAAACCCCAATAGATGCTATATCTACCAAACTATTTTTTGACGATTGGATTCCCTTTCTTGATTTTAGCGTTCTATTTTATGTGTTGCTTTATCCTTTGGTGATTCTATTGCCCTTTTTTCTCCAAACTAAACAGCAAATACGAACTTTTGTGTTTGATGCCATAGTGGGAATGTGCATCGGATTTTATACCTATTTGGTTTTTCCGTTTGTTGTGCCTTATGAAACTATTGAAAATCAATCAATTTTTACTTATTGGATAATTGTAGGAAGAGAAGTAGACGGTCAAACAGCTGCCTTGCCCTCGTTTCATGTGTTTTGGGCATTGATTTTTGCAAAATATTTCGGTTTGCGATTTCCTAAGCTGAAAATTTTAGGAACTATTATTGCATGGTTGATTGTAATCAGTTGTTTAACCACTTACAATCATACGATTTTGGATGTGGTTTTTGGAATAATTACATTCATTTTAGTAGATAATCGAAATAAACTATATACTAATCTGTTGAAATTCTGCGAAAACATTTCCAATTCTTGGAAAGAATGGCGAATAGGGAAAATTCGCATCATCAACCACGGATTTTATGCAGCGATGGGTGGCGTATCTGGATTTTTGATTATTGGATATTTTTTACCCGATTATTTATTTGTGGTGTATCTCATCGGAATTTCGGGATTTGTCGGAGCAGGATTATGGGCTCAATTTGTTGAGGGATCACCGGCTTTGTTACGACCGTATGGTTATTACGGCAGTGTCATTGGAGTTGGTTTGACGATTGTTGGTGTCTCCATATTTACCGAACTTGATTTGTGGACGTTGATAGGTGTTTCTGCATTGGCGGCGAGTTCCATACAGTTTTTTGGACGATTTCGTTGTTTGGTTCAAGGGTGTTGTCACGGAAAACCCACCGACCAAGTGAAAGGAATCTGTTTTCACCATCCCAAATCGAGGGTTCACAAACTGGCAGGTTGGACAGGAAAAAATCTATATCCAACGCAGTTTTATTCCATAGCCACCAATTTTCTCACATTTTTCTTTCTCTTTCGATTGGTAAGTTTGGCTATGCCTATGTCGTTTGTCGCAGGAATGTATTTGATTTTGAACGGAAGTTTCCGATTTGTAGAAGAATCTTTGCGAGGCGAACCACAAACACCCTATTTTATGGGAATGCGTGTCTATCAATGCTTGGCAATGGCTTCCATTTTGTTGGGAATCTTTTTGACCTGTGTAGAATCACCGTCTTTTCCCTCAGGGCGTTTTGACGGAAATTTAGTCCTATATTCCATTCTTTATGGATGTATGGTATTGTTTGCCTATGGTATTGATTTTCCGGAAAGTAACCGAAGATTTTCGAGATTGACGCAATAA